One part of the Lycium ferocissimum isolate CSIRO_LF1 unplaced genomic scaffold, AGI_CSIRO_Lferr_CH_V1 ctg2219, whole genome shotgun sequence genome encodes these proteins:
- the LOC132043234 gene encoding uncharacterized protein LOC132043234 produces MKLSPHLDCMLANQMRFLCLFLGFLGVTPQKWSDLLKVVHPYIIPTMREMEQDYMKDFLAFDDEVDDPTIDKLKTELEGVTILVTSQNGSKAPSRLRKEPKENSDEDAHHALKRSSRFEKESKEPSYDVKDIQSEDFGGNVGIGTSRGRAAPRGGPSMPIEHVKL; encoded by the exons ATGAAGCTTTCCCCTCACTTAGACTGCATGCTGGCAAATCAAATGAGGTTCCTCTGCCTATTCCTAGGATTCTTAGGTGTCACACCACAAAAATGGAGCGATTTACTGAAG GTTGTGCACCCTTACATCATCCCTACAATGCGTGAGATGGAGCAGGACTACATGAAAGACTTCTTGGCATTTGATGATGAGGTTGATGATCCCACCATAGATAAATTGAAGACTGAATTGGAAGGCGTGACCATATTGGTTACATCACAGAATGGCTCGAAGGCTCCTAGTAGGTTGAGAAAGGAGCCCAAGGAGAATTCTGATGAGGATGCTCATCATGCCTTGAAGCGTAGTAGTAGGTTTGAAAAGGAGTCTAAGGAGCCCTCATATGATGTGAAAGATATTCAATCAGAAGATTTTGGTGGTAATGTTGGCATTGGGACTTCTAGGGGTCGTGCCGCACCAAGAGGGGGACCATCAATGCCGATAGAGCATGTGAAACTGTAG